In a single window of the Cervus elaphus chromosome 1, mCerEla1.1, whole genome shotgun sequence genome:
- the LOC122703286 gene encoding olfactory receptor 1020-like: MTPGELALAAGNYTPVTHFILLGFSNDPDLQKLLFGGFLLIYAMTVVGNLGMMALVLTDSHLHSPMYFFLSILSFLDVCYSSVVTPKLLVNLLASDRSISFKGCMVQMTFFVMHATAESFLLASMAYDRCTAICRPLHYGSVMTRGTCLQLVAASYAFGGANSAIETGNVFARPFCGPNQVPHYFCDVIPLLRLACANTAVAGVILYVFSALVLLLPVSLILTSYSLVLLAIGRMHSAAGKEKTLSTCASHFLAIAIFYSTVIFTYVQPHGSTDDTSGQVVSVCYTIITPMLNPFIYSLRNKEVKEALQRKLLLNPARLFVGKRKA, from the coding sequence ATGACGCCTGGAGAACTAGCCCTTGCCGCTGGAAACTACACCCCCGTCACCCACTTCATCTTGCTGGGATTCTCCAATGACCCAGATCTCCAGAAGCTTCTTTTCGGAGGCTTCCTGCTCATCTACGCCATGACCGTGGTGGGCAACCTGGGGATGATGGCGCTCGTCCTCACGGACTCCCACCTCCACAGtcccatgtacttctttctcagCATCCTCTCTTTCCTCGATGTCTGTTACTCCTCGGTGGTCACACCCAAGCTGCTGGTCAACCTCCTGGCCTCTGACAGGTCCATCTCCTTCAAGGGCTGCATGGTCCAGATGACCTTCTTTGTGATGCACGCCACAGCTGAGAGCTTCCTGCTGGCTTCCATGGCCTACGACCGCTGCACGGCCATCTGCCGACCTCTCCACTATGGCTCTGTCATGACCAGGGGCACCTGTCTCCAGCTGGTGGCTGCTTCCTATGCTTTCGGTGGAGCTAATTCTGCTATTGAGACTGGGAATGTCTTTGCCCGGCCTTTCTGTGGGCCCAACCAGGTACCACACTACTTCTGTGATGTCATACCCCTTCTCCGCCTGGCCTGTGCAAACACAGCCGTGGCAGGAGTGATCCTCTATGTCTTCTCTGCCCTGGTTCTCCTTCTGCCTGTTTCCCTCATCCTCACCTCCTACAGCCTGGTCTTGCTGGCCATTGGGAGGATGCACTCAGCAGCTGGGAAGGAGAAGACCCTCTCCACGTGTGCCTCGCACTTCCTGGCCATTGCCATCTTCTACAGCACTGTGATTTTCACCTACGTCCAGCCCCATGGATCCACCGATGATACCAGCGGCCAGGTAGTGTCTGTCTGTTACACCATCATAACCCCCATGCTCAACCCCTTCATCTACAGCCTCCGCAACAAGGAGGTGAAGGAGGCCCTGCAGAGGAAGCTCCTGCTAAACCCCGCGAGGCTGTTTGTTGGCAAGAGGAAGGCATAG